In Mus musculus strain C57BL/6J chromosome 9, GRCm38.p6 C57BL/6J, one genomic interval encodes:
- the Olfr855 gene encoding olfactory receptor 855, protein MEPQNKTFVLQFLLLGFTDDAELQCLIFSLFLFIYLVTILGNLLIILCISSESHLQTPMYFFLSNLSFNDIGLSTATVIKMLVNIQANDQSITYTDCLTQLFFVLAFAYFENFLLTVMAYDRYAAICHPLRYNIIMNPNLCVLLSLNSLFISVMDSLIHTLMVQRLSFCTDLEIPHFFCELDQVIKLSCSDTRIDNIVLFVATCVFGGVPLCGIIYSYYHIMSTILKIASLEGKYKAFSTCGTHLSVVSLFYGAGSMVYISSAISASPGKSAVASVMYSVLPQMMNPFIYSLRNKDMKVAIRNLFSRTISLE, encoded by the coding sequence ATGGAGCCCCAAAACAAAACGTTTGTGTTACAGTTCCTTCTTCTTGGATTTACAGATGATGCAGAACTTCAGTGTCTCATCTTCAGCCTCTTCCTGTTCATATACTTAGTCACCATCCTTGGGAACCTGCTCATAATTCTGTGTATAAGCTCTGAGTCCCACCTCCAAACCCCCATGTACTTCTTTCTCTCTAACTTGTCCTTTAATGACATTGGTTTAAGCACAGCCACAGTCATCAAGATGCTGGTTAACATCCAAGCAAATGACCAGAGCATCACTTACACAGACTGCCTCACACAGCTCTTCTTTGTACTTGCTTTTGCATACTTTGAAAATTTTCTCCTTACAGTGATGGCCTATGATCGCTATGCAGCTATTTGTCACCCATTAAGGTATAATATCATTATGAATCCTAACTTATGTGTTCTACTCTCACTAAATTCTCTGTTCATTAGTGTTATGGATTCCCTGATTCACACACTTATGGTGCAGCGGCTGTCCTTCTGCACAGATCTGGAAATCCCTCACTTCTTCTGTGAGCTTGATCAGGTCATCAAGCTTTCCTGTTCTGACACCCGAATTGACAACATCGTGCTCTTTGTTGCAACTTGTGTATTTGGTGGTGTTCCTCTTTGTGGAATCATTTATTCTTATTATCATATTATGTCTACAATCTTGAAGATAGCATCATTGGAGGGAAAGTATAAAGCCTTCTCTACTTGCGGGACTCACTTGTCAGTGGTTTCCTTATTTTATGGGGCAGGTTCTATGGTATATATTAGCTCTGCAATAAGTGCCTCACCAGGAAAATCTGCAGTGGCTTCAGTGATGTACTCTGTGCTTCCTCAAATGATGAACCCTTTTATCTACAGCTTAAGGAACAAGGATATGAAAGTTGCCATAAGAAATCTTTTTAGCAGGACCATTTCACTTGAATAA